The Cetobacterium somerae ATCC BAA-474 DNA segment CCAGAAGATCCAAAAATTCTTCCTGCACTGGATCCTAATCCCATAAACGAATCATACGTTAAATCATCAGGTAATGAATTAAAATCTATATTATTCATTTTTATTAACTTAGCAAACTCTCTTGTTGTTATAACTAAATCAACATCTCTAATCCCATTCTCTTGCATTTCTATTCTTTCACTTTCACCTTTTTTAGCAGTACATGGCATAATTGAAACAACATATATATCTTCTTTAGGGATATTTAATGTATTTGAATAATAAGATTTTGCTAGTGCACCAAACATTTGTTGAGGAGATTTACAACTTGATAAATTTTTAATAAAGTTTGGATATGATTTTTCTACGTAATTTACCCAACCTGGACAACAAGAAGTGAACATTGGTAATTCTCTATCACCCTTCATTAATCTTTCAATCAACTCAGTTCCTTCTTCCATTATTGTTACATCTGCTGAAAAATCTGTACTAAAAACTTTATCAAATCCTAATTTTTTCAAAGCTCCAACCATTTTTGAAGTCACATCTACTCCTGGTGTAATAAAAAACTCTTCTCCTATTGTATGCTTTATAGCTGGCGCTATTTGAACAACAATATGCTTTTGTGAATTTTTTAAAAGTCTATTTAGCTCTGTCACACTATTTTTTTCTGTTAAAGCACCAACTGGACATATCTTTATACATTGACCACAAGAAACACATTTACTCTCTCCTAATAACTTTCCATCTTTTATAACAATCTCTTTAACTCCATCAGCTTCAATAACTTCATAAATTCCTAATCCTTGAACTTCTTTACAGATAGCAACACATCTTTCACACAAAATACACTTATTCATATTTCTAGTTATACCTGATGAGCTATTATCTATTTCATATTTTCTTATATCTACTAAATTTCTATTAACTATATTATATTCAAAAGATATGTTTTGTAATTCACAGTCTCCTTTTGATTTTTCGCAAGTTAAACAATCATTAGGATGATTTTCCATAATATCTTTTAATATTTTTTCTCTTTTTTCAATTATTTTTGGAGTTTTAGTTTTTATAATCATATTCTCTTGAGGATATGTTTCACAAGATTTCAAAAGCTCTCCGTTACATTCAATAACACAAATTCCACAAACTTTTTGTGACCCCAAATCTTCATGATGACAAAGAGTG contains these protein-coding regions:
- a CDS encoding 2Fe-2S iron-sulfur cluster binding domain-containing protein; this encodes MNFQIEIDGVLTDIESTQTLLEKCKELGINIPTLCHHEDLGSQKVCGICVIECNGELLKSCETYPQENMIIKTKTPKIIEKREKILKDIMENHPNDCLTCEKSKGDCELQNISFEYNIVNRNLVDIRKYEIDNSSSGITRNMNKCILCERCVAICKEVQGLGIYEVIEADGVKEIVIKDGKLLGESKCVSCGQCIKICPVGALTEKNSVTELNRLLKNSQKHIVVQIAPAIKHTIGEEFFITPGVDVTSKMVGALKKLGFDKVFSTDFSADVTIMEEGTELIERLMKGDRELPMFTSCCPGWVNYVEKSYPNFIKNLSSCKSPQQMFGALAKSYYSNTLNIPKEDIYVVSIMPCTAKKGESERIEMQENGIRDVDLVITTREFAKLIKMNNIDFNSLPDDLTYDSFMGLGSSAGRIFGSSGGVMEAALRTVSHILTDGQLKQIEFKTLRGFENVKSAEIILGERKIKVAVINGIGSAKKVLDAIEKNKIYFDFIEVMACYGGCISGGGAPIPDSLEVRKSRMKGMYLFDSNSTLRKSHENIEVINLYKNYLKEPCGHKSHHILHTTYSNKTKI